Proteins encoded within one genomic window of Streptomyces sp. NBC_00523:
- a CDS encoding MFS transporter: MSINQPPQQASDGGAPDTRQLRAILVTVSIALMAVIASVSGLNVAQTHMAVEWGASQTTVLWIINIYALALAALLLPLGAIGDRLGRKPMLITGLVVFGAAGVVSGLAPSAAVMIGARVAAGVSAAMIMPITLSVITSTFPEEERGKAIGVWTGVAGGGGILGMFLSALLVDVADWRWLFVLPVVLGAVALVMTFKSVPDSREDAVHPFDTVGALLSVVAVVGLISVLQEGPERGWTDPVTLAGLTVGVIASAVFVVWELRRRDASLLDVRLFRERGLAGGSVTLLVVFGVQAGIAVVLFPFFQAVLGWSGLLSTVAMMPMAVMMMIASGLAPKMAAKTGARSTMSVGIALSALGLALMALFVSVDGGYLSILPGMLAMGIGMGLAMTPSTEAITGSLPRAKQGVASALNDVTRELGTALGVALLGALLANGYRGAIDGKLAGIPRGAADTAREGIANAVEIAPGTGSHAQELVDAAQQSFVDGWQQAMWAGVAVMAALLVHVALRGPKNTSARQTGEQAVLAAAATEDVTAR, encoded by the coding sequence ATGAGCATCAACCAGCCACCTCAGCAGGCGAGCGACGGGGGCGCGCCGGACACGCGGCAGCTCCGCGCGATCCTGGTCACCGTCTCGATCGCGCTGATGGCCGTCATCGCCTCGGTGTCGGGGCTGAACGTCGCCCAGACCCATATGGCCGTCGAGTGGGGCGCCTCCCAGACCACCGTCTTGTGGATCATCAACATCTACGCCCTGGCCCTGGCCGCGCTGCTCCTGCCGCTCGGCGCGATCGGCGACCGGCTGGGCCGTAAGCCCATGCTGATCACCGGACTTGTCGTCTTCGGCGCGGCAGGCGTCGTATCCGGGCTCGCCCCTTCGGCCGCGGTGATGATCGGTGCCCGTGTGGCCGCCGGGGTCAGCGCCGCGATGATCATGCCGATCACGCTGTCCGTCATCACCTCGACCTTCCCCGAGGAGGAGCGTGGCAAGGCCATCGGCGTGTGGACCGGCGTCGCCGGTGGGGGCGGCATCCTGGGCATGTTCCTCTCCGCCCTGCTGGTGGACGTCGCCGACTGGCGGTGGCTGTTCGTGCTGCCTGTCGTCCTGGGCGCCGTCGCCCTGGTGATGACGTTCAAGTCGGTGCCCGACTCCCGCGAGGACGCAGTGCACCCCTTCGATACCGTCGGCGCGCTGCTCTCCGTCGTCGCCGTGGTCGGGCTGATCTCCGTGCTGCAGGAGGGCCCCGAGCGCGGCTGGACCGACCCGGTCACGCTGGCCGGCCTCACCGTAGGCGTGATCGCCTCAGCGGTGTTCGTCGTATGGGAACTGCGCCGACGCGATGCCTCGCTCCTGGACGTACGCCTCTTCCGCGAGCGCGGCCTGGCCGGAGGCTCCGTCACCCTGCTCGTCGTCTTCGGAGTCCAGGCCGGCATCGCCGTCGTCCTCTTCCCCTTCTTCCAGGCCGTCCTCGGTTGGTCGGGGCTGCTGTCCACCGTGGCGATGATGCCGATGGCCGTCATGATGATGATCGCCTCCGGGCTGGCCCCCAAGATGGCTGCCAAGACCGGTGCCCGCTCCACCATGAGCGTCGGCATCGCCCTGTCCGCCCTCGGCCTCGCTCTGATGGCGCTGTTCGTCTCCGTGGACGGCGGATACCTCTCCATCCTGCCCGGCATGCTCGCCATGGGCATCGGCATGGGCCTGGCGATGACCCCGTCCACCGAGGCGATCACCGGCTCCCTCCCCCGCGCCAAGCAAGGCGTGGCCTCCGCCCTGAACGACGTCACCCGCGAACTCGGCACCGCTCTGGGCGTCGCCCTGCTCGGCGCCCTCCTGGCCAACGGCTACCGCGGCGCCATCGACGGCAAACTCGCCGGCATCCCCCGAGGCGCCGCCGACACCGCACGCGAAGGCATCGCCAACGCGGTTGAAATCGCACCCGGTACCGGCAGCCACGCCCAGGAACTGGTCGACGCCGCTCAGCAGTCCTTCGTCGACGGCTGGCAGCAGGCGATGTGGGCGGGCGTCGCCGTCATGGCCGCCCTGCTCGTCCACGTCGCCCTGCGCGGCCCGAAGAACACCAGTGCTCGCCAGACCGGCGAGCAGGCAGTCCTCGCAGCGGCAGCCACCGAAGACGTCACCGCCCGCTGA
- a CDS encoding TetR/AcrR family transcriptional regulator produces MTTRTQRADRRTEALSKQRIVTAAIDILDEGGEKALTFRALATRLATGSGAIYHHVADKDALLKAAVDEVIARVTTGTPGDGDPRKAVRAVALGVFDIIDARPWVGTQLSREPWQDAALRILEGFGGPLDALGVPEHAQFDAATALLGHVLGLAGQYAAAARLLPPGSDRNAVLSTFAGRWSRLAPEEYPFVRRMADRMPEHDDRAQFLAGIDLLLTGIAATP; encoded by the coding sequence GTGACCACCAGGACCCAGCGAGCCGACCGACGCACCGAGGCGCTCTCGAAACAGCGCATCGTCACGGCGGCGATCGACATCCTCGACGAGGGCGGGGAGAAGGCGCTGACCTTCCGGGCGCTGGCGACGCGCCTGGCCACCGGGAGCGGGGCGATCTACCACCACGTCGCCGACAAGGACGCCCTGCTCAAAGCCGCGGTCGACGAGGTCATCGCCCGGGTCACGACCGGAACACCGGGCGACGGCGACCCCCGGAAAGCCGTACGGGCGGTCGCCCTCGGAGTGTTCGACATCATCGATGCCCGCCCCTGGGTGGGCACCCAACTCTCCCGCGAACCCTGGCAGGACGCGGCACTGCGCATCCTGGAAGGCTTCGGCGGGCCGCTCGATGCGCTCGGCGTCCCCGAGCACGCCCAGTTCGACGCCGCGACCGCGCTCCTCGGCCACGTGCTCGGCCTCGCCGGACAGTACGCGGCGGCCGCACGCCTCCTGCCGCCCGGTTCGGACCGGAATGCGGTCCTCTCGACGTTCGCCGGCCGGTGGTCGCGGCTGGCGCCCGAGGAGTACCCGTTTGTACGGCGCATGGCGGACCGGATGCCCGAACACGATGACCGGGCCCAGTTCCTCGCCGGGATCGACCTGCTCCTCACCGGGATCGCCGCCACCCCCTGA
- a CDS encoding FAD-dependent oxidoreductase: MNTTPVTIVGAGLGGLTLARVLHVHGIPATVYEADASPAARTQGGQLDIHPGSGQLALAAAGLTEAFRAIIHEGADAARILDQDGELLLNIPGDDGETRPEVLRGDLRGILLDSLPEDTVRWGAKVTGVRCLGDGRHEVSFADGSTVVSALLVGADGAWSRVRPLVSDARPTYTGKTFIETYLHDVDERHPATARLVGPGAMYALTPGKGITAHREAGGVLHTYVQLARSAEWVAELGLPGTGAGSGADSGADGDGAIGTARIAAEFEGWAPELLALITGTETAPVARMIHTLPDGHRWDRVPGVTLIGDAAHLMPPSGDGANLAMLDGAELAKAIAAHPDDAEKALAVYEEAMFPRSASFFADAHEIMDLVIGESAPHGLIDFFGEAAQG; the protein is encoded by the coding sequence ATGAACACCACACCCGTCACGATCGTCGGTGCCGGACTCGGCGGTCTCACCCTGGCCCGCGTCCTGCACGTCCACGGCATCCCCGCGACGGTCTACGAAGCCGACGCATCCCCGGCCGCCCGGACCCAGGGAGGCCAGCTCGACATCCACCCCGGAAGCGGTCAGCTCGCGCTCGCCGCCGCCGGACTGACCGAGGCCTTCCGCGCGATCATCCATGAGGGCGCCGACGCGGCCCGCATCCTCGACCAGGACGGGGAGCTGCTGCTCAACATCCCCGGGGACGACGGGGAGACCCGCCCGGAGGTGCTCCGCGGCGACCTGCGCGGCATCCTGCTCGACTCGCTGCCCGAGGACACCGTCCGCTGGGGTGCCAAGGTCACCGGGGTCCGGTGCCTCGGTGACGGGCGACACGAGGTGTCCTTCGCCGACGGCTCGACCGTCGTCAGCGCCCTCCTCGTCGGCGCCGACGGCGCGTGGTCCCGGGTGCGGCCCCTGGTCTCCGACGCGCGCCCCACGTACACGGGCAAGACGTTCATCGAGACCTACCTCCACGACGTGGACGAGCGGCACCCTGCGACGGCCCGCCTGGTCGGCCCCGGCGCGATGTACGCGCTGACGCCGGGCAAGGGGATCACCGCCCACCGCGAGGCGGGCGGGGTCCTGCATACGTACGTGCAGCTGGCGCGCTCCGCCGAGTGGGTCGCGGAGCTCGGCCTTCCGGGCACCGGAGCGGGAAGCGGTGCAGACTCGGGTGCCGACGGCGACGGCGCCATCGGTACGGCACGGATCGCGGCCGAATTCGAGGGGTGGGCGCCCGAGTTGCTGGCCCTGATCACCGGTACGGAGACCGCCCCGGTCGCGCGCATGATCCACACTCTTCCCGACGGGCACCGCTGGGACCGCGTGCCCGGAGTGACCCTCATCGGTGACGCCGCGCATCTGATGCCGCCGTCCGGCGACGGGGCCAACCTCGCCATGCTCGACGGCGCGGAACTCGCCAAGGCGATCGCCGCCCACCCCGACGACGCCGAGAAGGCCCTCGCCGTCTACGAGGAGGCCATGTTCCCGCGCTCCGCGTCCTTCTTCGCCGACGCCCACGAGATCATGGACCTGGTCATCGGCGAGAGCGCGCCCCACGGGCTCATCGACTTCTTCGGAGAGGCCGCCCAGGGGTGA
- a CDS encoding FAD-dependent monooxygenase codes for MHDVIIAGAGPVGLFVAGEPALAGCTVLVLEQDPDSAPQLKALPLGLRGLNAGSVETLYRRGLLEAVANASGVDPRRLGADREATEAPAPRDLSHFAGMTLDAAGVDTAALDFRLPSPAMEGCMTSLEAVTTVLAAHSRDLGVEIVRGVPVTAVAQDDDHALVTAGGQEYRGRYLVGCDGGRSAVRRLTGFDFTGTEPLFTGYVAQVTFAGPGRLRLGFNLTDNGMYLRTPLEGHLGMMDFDGGAFDRSKPLTREHLQSVLCRISGTDVTLEAVHLASSFTDRAMQTTTYRNGRVLLAGDAAHIRSPLGGQGLNLGIGDAMNLGWKLAAAVHGTAPEGLLDTYTSERHPIGAGILDWSRAQVATMKPGPHAPALRTLIHELMSTSDGTTHVYCRTSGLFHQYDLGGGHPLVGRSAPDFRFEDGTRLGHLLRHGHGLLLDFTADQALSKAAQAWQGRIRYAAGPVRDSLGLAAVLVRPDGVVAWTGAGPHALEQAAARWFTTQG; via the coding sequence ATGCATGACGTCATCATCGCGGGCGCGGGCCCGGTCGGCCTGTTCGTGGCCGGCGAGCCGGCGCTGGCCGGCTGCACCGTCCTGGTCCTTGAGCAGGACCCGGATTCCGCCCCGCAGCTGAAGGCGCTCCCGCTCGGGCTGCGGGGCCTGAACGCCGGATCCGTCGAAACGCTCTACCGCCGAGGTCTGCTGGAGGCCGTGGCGAACGCCTCCGGCGTCGACCCGCGACGGCTCGGCGCCGACCGCGAGGCCACCGAGGCCCCCGCTCCCCGGGATCTGAGCCACTTCGCCGGGATGACCCTCGACGCGGCCGGTGTCGACACTGCCGCCCTGGACTTCCGGCTGCCCAGCCCGGCCATGGAGGGCTGTATGACGAGCTTGGAGGCCGTCACGACGGTCCTGGCCGCACACTCCCGCGACCTCGGAGTGGAGATCGTGCGCGGTGTCCCCGTCACCGCCGTCGCCCAGGACGACGACCACGCCCTTGTCACCGCCGGCGGCCAGGAGTACCGGGGGCGCTACCTGGTGGGATGCGACGGAGGCCGCAGCGCCGTACGCCGCCTGACCGGTTTCGACTTCACGGGCACCGAACCGCTGTTCACCGGCTACGTCGCCCAGGTCACCTTCGCCGGTCCCGGCCGGCTGCGCCTCGGGTTCAACCTCACCGACAACGGCATGTACTTGCGCACGCCTCTGGAAGGCCACCTGGGCATGATGGACTTCGACGGTGGCGCCTTCGACCGCTCGAAGCCGCTGACCCGCGAACACCTGCAGTCCGTCCTGTGCCGCATCTCCGGCACCGACGTGACCCTGGAAGCGGTTCACCTGGCCTCCAGCTTCACCGACCGCGCCATGCAGACGACGACCTACCGCAACGGCCGTGTCCTGCTCGCCGGCGACGCCGCCCACATCCGTTCGCCGCTCGGCGGCCAAGGACTGAACCTGGGCATCGGCGATGCGATGAACCTCGGCTGGAAGCTCGCCGCCGCCGTCCACGGCACCGCCCCCGAGGGCCTGCTCGACACCTACACCAGCGAACGCCACCCCATCGGCGCCGGAATACTCGACTGGTCGCGCGCCCAGGTCGCGACCATGAAGCCCGGACCCCACGCGCCCGCCCTGCGCACTCTGATCCACGAGCTGATGAGCACCTCCGACGGCACCACCCACGTCTATTGCCGGACCTCGGGCCTGTTCCACCAGTACGACCTGGGCGGCGGGCACCCGCTCGTGGGCCGCAGCGCCCCGGACTTCCGCTTCGAGGACGGCACCCGCCTCGGCCACCTTCTGCGCCACGGACACGGTCTCCTGCTCGACTTCACCGCCGACCAAGCGCTCAGCAAGGCGGCCCAGGCGTGGCAGGGCCGTATCCGGTACGCAGCCGGCCCCGTGCGGGACAGCCTCGGGCTGGCGGCCGTACTCGTCCGACCCGACGGGGTCGTCGCCTGGACCGGGGCCGGCCCCCATGCCCTCGAACAGGCGGCAGCCCGATGGTTCACCACGCAGGGCTGA
- a CDS encoding NAD(P)/FAD-dependent oxidoreductase gives MPAQTSYYSSDSWPDGTVDVVVIGGGAAGLNGALMLARSRRSVLVVDSGTPRNAPAEAMHGFIVLDGTAPSEILARGREQVRHYGGRVVFGEVASVEPAEPVADDLRFTLALADGRRVSARRVLVATGLRDVLPDVPGLAGHWGRGVVHCPYCHGWEVRDEPIGVLATGPGSLHHALLFRQLTDDLVYFSNGTQVDRDTRARFAARNIRVIDTPVTEIVDDDGALSGVRLADGTVVARRVIAVATRMQARTEGLDGLKLPMEDLPDSMGRRFSSAMAGTTDVPGVWVAGNATDPTAQVGAAAAAGALAGAHINAVLATADTEAALTSASAGTFPA, from the coding sequence ATGCCTGCGCAGACCTCGTACTACAGCAGCGATTCCTGGCCCGATGGCACGGTGGACGTCGTGGTGATCGGCGGTGGTGCGGCCGGTCTGAACGGTGCGCTCATGCTCGCGCGTTCCCGGCGTTCCGTTCTCGTCGTCGACAGCGGTACGCCGCGCAACGCCCCGGCGGAGGCCATGCACGGGTTCATCGTTCTGGACGGCACCGCGCCGTCGGAGATTCTCGCGCGCGGCCGGGAGCAGGTCCGCCACTACGGCGGGCGGGTCGTCTTCGGCGAGGTCGCCTCCGTCGAGCCCGCGGAGCCGGTCGCCGACGATCTGCGGTTCACCCTCGCGCTCGCCGACGGCCGCCGCGTGAGCGCGCGCCGGGTGCTGGTGGCGACCGGGCTGCGGGACGTCCTGCCGGACGTGCCCGGCCTGGCCGGGCACTGGGGGCGCGGCGTGGTGCACTGCCCCTACTGCCACGGCTGGGAGGTGCGCGACGAGCCGATCGGGGTCCTCGCGACCGGCCCCGGCTCCCTGCACCACGCGCTGCTGTTCCGGCAACTCACCGACGACCTGGTCTACTTCTCCAACGGCACGCAGGTGGACCGGGACACCCGCGCCCGCTTCGCCGCCCGCAACATCCGCGTCATCGACACTCCGGTGACCGAGATCGTCGACGATGACGGCGCGCTGTCCGGGGTGCGGCTCGCCGACGGAACGGTGGTCGCCCGGCGGGTGATCGCCGTCGCCACGCGGATGCAAGCCCGCACCGAGGGCCTCGACGGGCTGAAGCTGCCGATGGAGGACCTGCCCGACTCCATGGGGCGCCGGTTCTCCTCCGCCATGGCGGGGACCACCGACGTCCCCGGGGTGTGGGTGGCCGGCAACGCCACCGATCCGACCGCCCAGGTCGGGGCCGCCGCCGCGGCCGGCGCCCTCGCCGGTGCCCACATCAACGCCGTCCTCGCCACCGCCGACACCGAAGCGGCCCTCACCTCCGCCTCGGCCGGGACCTTCCCCGCCTGA